From the genome of Plasmodium malariae genome assembly, contig: PmUG01_00_16, whole genome shotgun sequence, one region includes:
- the PmUG01_00034300 gene encoding fam-m protein, with product MMEQKIKLLLFINIYIFILLTWICRSKNDVSTFSKSKYENCSLGRKLKTRNYRSLAKYKQNNDLNNVCLKEDVSNNVQCEKKDISNKEKNRKSNRNLLNKAQYYTDVIDYNNGMFDGKHFHFEKKLIKKQCYDDYLDKNKKISNIALKKIKFKSYGFGIAIFILFFLLGIGLPILRGLDLGKNPILRTFSYLWEHIEGKLDESLKSLGVEKFFLIIFLVSIVVLGAIIILTIPKILRNNEKYKKIKLMTE from the exons ATgatggaacaaaaaattaaattactcctttttataaacatttatatttttattcttttaacaTGGATATGCCGTTCTAAGAATGATGtg AGTACATTTAGTAAATCCAAGTATGAGAACTGTAGCCTTGGTAGAAAATTAAAGACAAGAAATTATCGATCactagcaaaatataaacaaaataatgatttaaataatgtttGTTTAAAAGAAGATGTATCAAATAATGTACAGtgcgaaaaaaaagatatatctaataaagaaaaaaacagaaaatcGAATAGGAATTTACTAAATAAAGCACAATACTATACAGATGTTATAGACtataataatggaatgttTGATGGTAAGCActtccattttgaaaaaaagttGATCAAAAAACAATGTTATGATGATTATCttgataaaaacaaaaaaattagtaatatagctttaaaaaaaataaaatttaaaagttatGGATTTGGAATTGctatatttatacttttctTCTTATTGGGAATTGGATTACCCATATTACGTGGATTAGATTTGGGTAAGAACCCCATTTTGAGAACTTTTAGTTATTTGTGGGAACATATAGAAGGCAAACTGGATGAATCATTAAAATCCTTAGGCgtagaaaaattttttctaataatatttttggtATCTATCGTAGTACTAGGTgctataattatattaactatccctaaaatattaagaaataatgaaaaatataaaaaaataaagttgaTGActgagtaa
- the PmUG01_00034200 gene encoding fam-l protein produces MEEKTKSLLYIGIVTFFILCRICHINDDIGTLNKYFNENYMHDSKLNIRNYRSLEKYKQDKVSNNVWLKEEVPNNGTCEKKYVSINERVSPGKKKQSNGFSSNNLGGNKQDMKNKSCIFETKQYSRLEKKIFKEIDYVDFLKNNRTISNKVYFKTIYKKYVPRFALPLFFLLLFFTYLLADFWGCGLIGILCYVLNKITPDWLEPLHELLKKSALAPFFKSIGKLPRDPSTGRKVPDHFYVTGFLGLFIYLIPFIIFGVTLILKVVYYHKKVKKYQKIKFGKR; encoded by the exons atggAAGAAAAAACGAAGTCATTGTTATATATTGGAATTGTTACATTCTTCATTTTATGTCGGATATGTCATATTAACGATGATATA ggaacattaaacaaatattttaatgagaACTACATGCATGAtagtaaattaaatatacgAAATTACCGATCtctagaaaaatataaacaggaTAAAGTTTCAAATAATGTATGGTTAAAAGAAGAGGTGCCAAATAATGGAACATGcgagaaaaaatatgtatctATTAATGAAAGAGTATCCCCAGGGAAAAAGAAACAATCAAATGGGTTTTCATCAAATAATTTGGGAGGCAATAAACAAgacatgaaaaataaatcttgtaTTTTTGAAACCAAACAATATAGCcgtttagaaaaaaaaatattcaaagaaatTGATTACGtagattttcttaaaaacaacAGAACAATTAGCAATAAGGTTTActttaaaacaatatataaaaaatatgtaccaCGATTTGCtttacctttattttttttacttttgttttttacatATCTCTTAGCCGATTTTTGGGGATGCGGACTTATAGGAATATTGTGTTATGTATTGAATAAAATTACACCTGATTGGTTAGAACCTTTACATGAATTGCTAAAGAAATCTGCTTTAGCCCCTTTTTTCAAATCTATTGGTAAATTACCAAGAGATCCCTCGACAGGTAGAAAAGTTCCGGACCACTTTTACGTAACAGGCTTTTTAggtctttttatatatttaattcctTTCATAATATTCGGTGTTACACTTATATTAAAAGTTGTTTACTACCATAagaaagttaaaaaatatcaaaaaattaaatttggaaaaaggtaa